atacaatattcatTACCATAAAACAAATATCAGGTTGTGTACctttattaacattaaatacaagcGGGACATCATTGGGGTCCCATGGACACCTTTTACAGttgtttctttggtttttatcttgtatggttttttgaaatttgaacatgCATAATCTACTGTTGCctcttatttgttttgttttatttttctgtaatCTTCGCGCTTTAGGTTCCACTACTTAGCGTCTAACAAAAAGTAACACGTGATTCAAAACAAACTAATAATAGCTATTATGCCTTTTTGGTAGATAAacataaagaaatatatacatgatatatattcaaTGAGTTTTTGAAACCTTCTCTTAACCTTACCTTTGCGATTACACATACATTTGTCGTTAGGTGTGTAACGAATATTtgttatttggctttttaaattcAGACTTTAGCACTTGAACTTAAAACAATACAAAGAAAATCGGTTAAGGAAATAAAAGCTTTTtagcaaaacaataaaatatgactTTTTGTTAACAGGCAATCCAGAAAAGAAGCCATGGCTTGCCGTTTATGCCTCATGGCATCCAAGAGACCGATGCCGTGGTAAGTTTGTTCGGAACATTTGCATTTATGGAGTGGGTGATTTGAACGAACTTATTTCGAGAAAAGAACTTTTTGCCAATAAATTTTACCCGGATTATCAATACTTGGCTTTGGACTGTTTAGAAGAATATATTCATAACAAGACATTTAGTCCGTTGCCATTTGATTCATTTTACTACAGACAGTTACCTTTTATAAGAAAACCTTGAAATTTTGATatcatgaaattaaaataaattgtaaatacaTAAGACGAATGACACACCTTGTTAGTATTTCGATACAACCTCTTTTCAAAGTTGTTTTTACTTGATATTAATGTCGATTACAAGTTACTCTACAACAAAATCACCAGTTTACGACAATAAATAAAATGCGGCTTTATTGGTTGTGCATAGACAATCACTAAAGACTAGGTCAGATGAAGCTCTGAAGTTATTCTGTAGATTTTTGAAATGTTGGATTCAAATGTTAGTAGCGATATTTTGAGTTGTGTAAACAGTGATATATAATCATAATGTATACGGAATCTGTTTTGGTAAAGTAAATTATTTATGGAAGAAATGTTACTACTGGTCAGTGAACTTAAAAAAATACTGATGAAATTGAATGATGTTTCGTACagaaaacgaagaaaaaatatatgtaaagaaaataacaaaactattaCCCGGtattacaaatatattattagccatttgttttttgaatttaggggttttattttgccatttgttttgggactttctgtttttttaatttcctcggagattttgtttttttacctttttggtCAGTGCAACTAACCACACAAACTAAGGTCACAAAAATCAGCTGAGGAAATAGGAAAgagacaaagaaaaaaaaactacaaatggTCCAAACAGTCACGTGGTTCAGACACAATACGTGGCCTTAAAGTAACAATTATCGATTGGTATGATATTTACTAgtgttatatatctatataaataagaGTGCATGTATTTAACTTATATCATTGTAAGAAATGTAAAATTATACGAATAAGGTGTGTTACATGTTTTGTTCattgatttcattattttaacGGTGTAACAAAAAGTCGAAGGCACATATATTTACTGTACATTGAAGCGTTTTCTTCCTGCTTAAGTGTTTCCTCCGGTAAGTGTTTATTATTATATAACTTCCGGATCAAGTTCACGAGTCTTTGCTGTGTTCAAATGTTAGCACACGGAGAGGATCCCGTTAGTTCCGAATGGTGAGAAGCAGCTTATTTAGCTGTTTGcttgtatattttataagtaaaagCCGTAAGCATCGCATCGCTGggatttatcagaattatagaaTTTATATTAGGATGTTCCTCGTTTGTATAGTACTAAAATACAAACAAGGTTTTTTTCCATTTGCTCCGCCATTTATGTTGTATAATTGTTATTGAAAATACATTGGCacatattgtacatgtatgttaacaAATATCAGATGTTCCAGTCAGTTATTGTACAACTATTCAAGGTAATAAACGTTAAATTTTCAACTATGTATTATTTATTATTGCTACCAATGCTGAGATAGAGAGCAGCTATCAGAATTGACGGACGTGATTATTTTTGTCGTAGTTACAAGCATTATAAGCTTTGTTCCTTCACAAAACTTATAAGACATTACGATACGAGCATTTTAGATGCCTTAAACTCCTACAATATAAAACAGATTTTACAATCAAATTTCTACCGAACGTATGTGCGTGGTTTATTTTACAACCCGTGTAGGCGAATAAATGACGTCTTGGGTTTCACTGTCTGATTAAAGAGGCCCTAAACTACATTCAACCAATGGATTAGGGTATCTTTTTGACTATTTCTGCTTGGTTTCATGAAGACCGAGTTTAACCATTCCTTGTCCCATTTTATTTAGAGATGAATTAAAAATATTGCTTGGAAAACATCAAGGTTTTATAGCTAAATGCAATCTCTTCCAAAATATATTATCTCCGTTCGGTACCTGATCATTTCTGGTCTTTTCATCGGTTTCAAGACATGTTATTTTCTCCCATATCTGTTTTAAACGGCTTGGTAATTTACCATTTGGTATATCTTCCAATAGAATTATGATAAGCATTTCTCTGTTTTGTTGGAACATGTGCATTCTCGCCATATCAAGTTCATATTGGCACCATTCACTATCGAGGAAAGATCTGGATACAACGAAAACAATTTTTCTGCTAACCTTAATTGTATCTATTATGTTGTCTGCAATGAATGTACCAGGAACAAAATCTCTGTCATGTAAAGCaagtttaaagtttttttctgtttctaaAAATGTACGAAATGGTCCGTAAACCCATATATAGTCTTCTTGGCTATGTGCCACAAATGCATCATAGATATATTCGTCTTTGTTGTCGTTAATCTTCCGGTAATGACGGTACAATCCGCGACCTATTAAGCAACAATATTGTAAAGAAATGCGATATTTATACAATAGACTGCTAATTATAAATGTAAAGATTAAAATAGTAGACAGTGTTACACTTAGAACTAGCCATACTTTAGATACACATTGTGTCCTTAACTGgttcatattttcaaaaatttcaaaagtggTTTGGAAACTTCCATCTCTGTATAAGCAACTATAGTTGCCTTTCAAATCAACATTCACTTTTGTTGTATATATCCATTGAATGAAATTTAAAGATTCACAGTTGCAGACGATAGGATTTCCTTTAAGCGCCAGTTTAAAATTGTGAGGTAAAATCCTTATACTAAGCTTTTCCAAAAGATCTGTTTCGTATTGAGAAAGCCAATTTATCTTGTTATTCTTTAGACTGAGTGTACGTAATTTTCTTAACATATTCATACTGACAggtatatttttaaaactgttatcATTTAAAAGCAATGATGTTAACGTCGTAGACTGATGAACAAACATTTGTGGAATAAATGGCTTGTACATATCGTTTCCTGACAAGTCTAAATACTTTAACGACCGGAGACTGTACATAAAAGTCCCTCTTGTGTCACTTTCCAATCCTAGTCCAAGTTTAGAATGTTTCATAACTAAAATTTCAAGACGAGAACATGAACCGAGAAGTTCATAGTTTAGAATCGAACAATTCTGTCCGGACATGTTCAAAACCTTCAAATGGTTCAGACCATAAATCGTAAAATTACAGTCATCAAATGTTGTATCGGCTAAATCAATAACTTCTAGATGTTCTGCGTGAAGAAACTGAACTATTTGTGGGGTTCGTACATCTAACATTTTAATATTAGACGCGTTAATGAACTCTATTGAAGGCGGCAGTGGTATTGTTATATTTTGATACTTATATTTTCTGACAAGGATTTGAAAAGGGGAGCATAAATTAGCATAGGCTAAATAAGCTCTTTTCAAGTTTACAAATGTCATTGTATATAGCAATGAATAAACACTATTGAAATTAAAACGATTAAGACTTAAATCAATTTCTTGCAAACAgcttttatttttcacatttgcTATCGCAGCACCTTCAATTCTTATTAAATTATTTCCTCTCATTGATAACGACTTAACGCATATGTCCCCGATAAACGAAGATACATTAGCAGTGAAGACGAATTCACCGAAATACCTGAATGTTTGAGACAAATCTAGTGTATCCATACTTTTATCCTTAAATACATGAAGAGCTGGGAAAACATTCGACATCTTCATGTACAGCTGATTTGCTAAACTGAGGTTTGATAGATATTTTACTGGTTCAAATGCATTGAGTTCAACATATCGTGCATAACAACCTAATTCCAGCGCTTTCAAAGATGTGTTTCCCAAAGATTCAAATGTGTTATTATGTATTTTTTGAAGTTCACAACCACCTATTCCATGGTTATAATATATAAGACTTTTCATTGCGGATAGGAATTTTCCAAATCTTTCATCTTTTGGACCGTCATATGTATATAGATGAGATATGTTTGAAAGATCTGACCAGAATTCCACTGGGTAAGATGCTAAAAGTTCATGACTGATCTTTAAAACACGAAGATTTGAGAGACACTCAAACACATTCGATTTGAATGATACAAGACTATTATGTCGAAACAGCAGCACTCTCAGACTATCCAGTTGAGCGAAAGATGTATTGGTTATACGAAATATTGGACAATTGTCTAAATTAAGTTTCTTTACATCTGGAGATTGACAAAATGCACATGGTTTTAATTCTGTCAAAGAATTGTCAGACAAGTTTATATATGATGTATTCGACGGACAATCTGAGGGGATAATTTCCAATCCAAGTGAAGAACAATCACATGTCACATATCCGTTAAATGTAGATACTTTACACAGAGTTGAATTTACAAATCCATTGGTGTAATGAAATATAAACAACATTAATAATACACATGATACTCTTTGAAGATTCATGATGTGAAAaaggaaatattattttatacaaCAAATACAACTGTTATACGGTTTTTATCTATGGGTATCCGTTGTTAAAATACAACAGTACAACAGGCGTCGAAATGATATACCAGTATCAGCTGACCAGTATATTTTGTTGTTCCTTGGTGACATGGAAATGCAGGAAATAATcaatttcttctttaaatatagTATTGACAAATCTTGATTAATCTTCGAAAACAAACATTTCGAACAggatgtttttaaatattaacaaattgTACGGGAAAAACCTACAAATATTCAAACACTCAAGTGCATTATGATGATAAATCGCTACAAAAAGTTGCTAATATGACAGCAGGATGTACACACCTTATGGTTCTGGCATAGACAGATTGAATGTTTTGAATTAGACAGCCGATGTAAGTCTTTGTCTCATGTTTAAAGTGTTTTGTCTATGAGCGAGTGTCCTCTTTCAAGTTATAGGATATAAATTATGTTAATTTATGCCCTTATTTAAGGTACAAGAACATTAAGGATATGTCATGTAGTATaattgccaaaaagacaacaatccATCTGAGTCTTAATAATGTATACCTAAGCAATTATCGAAATTCTGTTTTTAAGATACTTTGTCTGTATATATTGATTTCACAATAGAACCAAGGAACAATAAAGAAATGAACATTCCCTGTCTGTTTGATATGATATTCGCAAGTTTACTGGTTCGAAAACATACGAAAATACATTAAAAGCAGGGATGATCATGTAGATATAAAAATGATACAACTTACGAGGGTGGTCCATGGACAAGCTGAAGTCTGCGTTAAGGTATATTCTCTTTGCATATATGTATTCCTGAACTATAACCCAGTTCaaattatatctatatttatccAATTTTAAATGTGGAATAAAAACACTTACTTCATTTAAATATAAGCAATAGGCACACAGAGCATGGCGAAAATATCACAAAACATGCAATCTCTGGTTTATTTCATGAGAGTACACCATCTTAAAAGTGCAaacttattcgttcagtgtatgtttacttgtttttgtttaaatgttttttaattgaATGAAACTGTTTCAAATGAAATTTTAGAGTGTGTCTTTTTCTAATGTTATGTTACACTTATGTATCATGTGAGGGTAAAGGTAGGCGTCTGTCAAtacatttattccttttttttaaaaagcaggGCCAGCAATTTttgaagaggggcgaaagataccagagataCAGTCAGTcgtatagatcgaaaataaactgacaacaccatagctaaacaataaaaagacaaataatacaaAAGCcaccacatagaaaactaaagactaagcaacatgaaccccaccaaaacgaCGGGTGATATCAGGCGCTGCGggagggttagcagatcctgctccatttttttttgtcatcgtATGATAGAGAGTAGCTATTTTGTGTCGTAAACACTCTAATAGTAATTCAAAAGTACTAGTAACTGAATGAATCGAAAGCGTATAAGATTGAGCAAAATATTTTCGTGTACAGATTGTGAAAAAAATCTTCTTAAATAGAAGTGTAGAACTGTGTATGAATCTAATTAAAAACTACTTTGGGAACAAAACACGTCACATCAAGACGATGGTCGTATAGGATTTCCCCTCTGCGTGACATCGTTACACAATATAGCCGATGAAAGGACGATATTTAACGTACTGATCTAAATCGAGATCTGGTACAATGATAGTTATCGTCCTTCTTGTATCGATATATAATGTAGAAAAATAGATATATTTcaagatttaagaaaaaatgtaaatgtacGATGTTGTGTGATAACTGACGAATTCAGATTTAAAACAACAGTAATTTCATCAATAAACCGAATGATTTATCGTTTGAGACTCTATTTGTTTAAGACTTTTTTGTTTGAAGTCTTTGACACAAAACTATAGCCTGAGTTAATGATAACAGTGTAAGATAACTTTATATCTTATTGTATATCTCACATGTCTATTAATTAGTTTTTCCtaccatgatttccttgatagaggttgGTGTTAACAACGATGTGTTTtatgtacttttatttgtttgtatgtGTGTCTGttgtcgttttcttttttagTCTTTGCGTagtcattttattttcaacttatgtgTTTGACGAGGTTgctattcatttttatttatgttgttgtttatattagtgttgtcaacggttaaccgtcGCAAGGACCAAATATTGAATACCAAAAATTCTAACCTGTAAAccggattttttttcaatttgaatagaTTTGATATAGATATGTATTGAAATCATTGATtaattttgttctattttaaaaacgATCGCTGTGGTAATCAATTTGACGGATGAATTGTCCAaaatattgattgctattgttaataaaaaaaacaaacaaacccaTAACGTTAAGTGTATCACCTCGGGTCAAGAACTTAATTAaacattattagtatacatgtttttttttaaaacagtaacTTTAATTCAGAAATTCTATTTAATTTTATGCCTTAAttcattgaatttttttaatcaaatatctcGTAGACCTTCATCTGAAAGTGCAACCTCCATCGTACAAGGCTTTGTCatacttaaaacaaaatgaaaacttaaacattttgaaatgaatatcaacGTGACCGTTATTGTTATAACAtcaagagaaaatgaaaaaaaatatcgatTTTCAGTCCTcgttgctcttcaacttcgtactttatttggccttttaaacatttttttattcgagcgtcactgatgagtattttgtagacgaaacgcgcgtctggcgtaaatataaaattttaatcctggtatctatgatgagtttattttcagaCATTTTCAAGAAGTTTGTTTATCTTTTAGATTTGAATTTATTACAAACGCCATAGCAGATACGTTAGTTTTCGATTATTTATAGTCAAACTTCGCAAGGAATACTCACAGTCAATGCCAAAGTACAAACTTTGATTTTTCGTATTATTAAAAACGTATAAATGTGTAGGGTAATATAGATAAGGTCttcaaacatcaacttaaactatcggttaaccggttaatcggtcgaacgattaacCGAGTAACTAGTCAGTCAAAACTGTTCGCTTTGACAACATTAGTTTATATCAGGTTATGTGACCATTGGCATCCTTCAGAAGTTATCTAGATAGTTAATTAGAGGGCATTTCTATGTTCCAAATTCACAAGAAATTCGgatatatatcatcaagtacatGAATTATTTACTGTTCATTTCAGatttattgttatttggatatacgttttaatatattataaatcaaatatgagaatttgagacAAATATGCGAACATGAACATGATGCATTTGATAGCTTAGTCcacttttaaagttttatataaaaagaaaaaaatgggtgTTATGAGGCAAAATAGTCAACCCTGTAGCATAGGAAAAAAGCAAGCAGTCcgaaaatttgacaaatattCCAAAACCTCGCCTCACCTTCCAAAAATTCTTAAactgtgtttatggtcaataaataaacaattttgttattcttatttaataaatatttacatgttaagatagtttggtttactttacaaagcatgttaattgatttgtatacttcagcaaaaaataaactgttacagtattgaaaagtcatcatttatAGCCTAagaagagacatataatacaattagtTAAATATATTGTACTCGccttagtaaaagatattgtacatatattaacaatttaaagatgtacatatatatatatttgataataactgttatattcaagtaacattatactTTTCTTTAATCCTGAATTAtgatcttttgttaatattgtgatttttgtcaactttgaattgacaggtaggaaaccaattaaggtttgtttttattgcaatttccaattgagtatagctgtaggacaatgtatatgataaaagattattcaaacatgtgaaaatttatctaatttaatttagcacaaactaaattaaaagttggacaaatatcttgTTCAAGAtaagcaaatttttgtattttcttaaacttgacatgtaaaatgcaatgatttataggacttgtattttgtttacaatttgattaaacaattctattaaaattttacatagtttttaactagtaactttatttcatccatattttaacttccataCACTAcaccttgaaatacatataaagtctCAAAGAGGTCAGAACACAAACAGCAAACTCTTTATAATGCCatattcaattgaagtcaaaataattcaagAGATCAATGCTGATAAAGTGTAATGGGTCATAAccagtgacacaatgttcatgtatgtgtgttgtgaacttttgtggtttattagatagatgaagtttgaagttatcatgttctaatatataaaacaaaatcctttCTAAACAGTGCTTTAGTTGTATCAA
This genomic window from Mytilus galloprovincialis chromosome 9, xbMytGall1.hap1.1, whole genome shotgun sequence contains:
- the LOC143044958 gene encoding toll-like receptor 2 — protein: MNLQRVSCVLLMLFIFHYTNGFVNSTLCKVSTFNGYVTCDCSSLGLEIIPSDCPSNTSYINLSDNSLTELKPCAFCQSPDVKKLNLDNCPIFRITNTSFAQLDSLRVLLFRHNSLVSFKSNVFECLSNLRVLKISHELLASYPVEFWSDLSNISHLYTYDGPKDERFGKFLSAMKSLIYYNHGIGGCELQKIHNNTFESLGNTSLKALELGCYARYVELNAFEPVKYLSNLSLANQLYMKMSNVFPALHVFKDKSMDTLDLSQTFRYFGEFVFTANVSSFIGDICVKSLSMRGNNLIRIEGAAIANVKNKSCLQEIDLSLNRFNFNSVYSLLYTMTFVNLKRAYLAYANLCSPFQILVRKYKYQNITIPLPPSIEFINASNIKMLDVRTPQIVQFLHAEHLEVIDLADTTFDDCNFTIYGLNHLKVLNMSGQNCSILNYELLGSCSRLEILVMKHSKLGLGLESDTRGTFMYSLRSLKYLDLSGNDMYKPFIPQMFVHQSTTLTSLLLNDNSFKNIPVSMNMLRKLRTLSLKNNKINWLSQYETDLLEKLSIRILPHNFKLALKGNPIVCNCESLNFIQWIYTTKVNVDLKGNYSCLYRDGSFQTTFEIFENMNQLRTQCVSKVWLVLSVTLSTILIFTFIISSLLYKYRISLQYCCLIGRGLYRHYRKINDNKDEYIYDAFVAHSQEDYIWVYGPFRTFLETEKNFKLALHDRDFVPGTFIADNIIDTIKVSRKIVFVVSRSFLDSEWCQYELDMARMHMFQQNREMLIIILLEDIPNGKLPSRLKQIWEKITCLETDEKTRNDQVPNGDNIFWKRLHLAIKP